In one window of Candidatus Melainabacteria bacterium DNA:
- a CDS encoding type II toxin-antitoxin system MqsA family antitoxin: MKCTICKNGETKEGYTTATLAKGSTTVVFQDVPAQVCQNCGEAFFSEETTTQLLKLAESAAKSGVQVEVREYLAA, translated from the coding sequence ATGAAATGTACAATCTGTAAAAATGGTGAAACTAAAGAAGGGTATACCACAGCGACCTTAGCTAAGGGAAGTACAACAGTTGTTTTTCAAGATGTCCCTGCACAGGTTTGTCAAAACTGCGGTGAAGCATTTTTCTCGGAAGAGACTACAACACAGCTCCTCAAACTAGCAGAGTCAGCAGCTAAGTCAGGTGTACAAGTAGAAGTAAGAGAATATTTAGCAGCTTAG
- a CDS encoding DUF4258 domain-containing protein codes for MDFSSIDFRLHAVQRMYERGITTIDVTEVVKNGKVIEQYLDDKPFPSYLMSGFINGKSLHVVVTIDNKTKKAIIITVYEPDPKLWQAGFEKRK; via the coding sequence ATGGATTTTTCATCTATAGACTTTAGGTTACATGCTGTTCAAAGAATGTATGAACGTGGAATAACAACAATAGATGTTACAGAGGTAGTGAAAAATGGAAAAGTTATTGAACAATATTTAGATGATAAACCGTTTCCAAGTTATCTCATGTCAGGTTTTATTAATGGGAAATCACTACATGTAGTAGTTACTATTGACAATAAAACTAAAAAAGCGATTATAATTACAGTGTATGAACCTGACCCAAAGTTATGGCAAGCAGGATTTGAAAAGAGAAAATAA